The Streptomyces sp. NBC_00691 genome has a segment encoding these proteins:
- a CDS encoding trypsin-like serine peptidase, giving the protein MRSVRLIPAALGLATALALTATACGPTETPAADKPSAGTTGSASGTDDAATGDGGADLTEDLAGKLKKHGVDLDKWKDGEWKNWDTKTWLREAEDFVNPVIDGLWDPARMQSAKSPDPTITAQAGGGGTDPTPRPVKAQREKTPYHRNAAPVGKIFFDSPQGHMVCSGTIVKDPRRPGRSNLVWTAGHCVHAGTKGGWYRNITFVPAFNDLGKSPAALNNAQAHEIYPYGQYWADWAVTSGEWIKSGGTNQAWPYDYAVLHVQPQRGGKSLEETVGAALPVDFSAPAPARSGTVGAWGYPQAAPYNGVIMHKCLDRATRMTTAPATPVMYRIGCTMTAGSSGGGWFRVLPNGTTALVSNTSIGPAGSNGWLAGPQLGRGAKAAHEMVSKKYAR; this is encoded by the coding sequence ATGCGTTCCGTACGACTCATACCCGCCGCGCTCGGCCTGGCCACGGCGCTCGCGCTGACCGCCACGGCCTGCGGCCCCACCGAGACCCCGGCGGCCGACAAGCCGAGCGCCGGGACGACCGGTTCCGCGTCGGGCACCGACGACGCGGCCACCGGAGACGGTGGCGCCGACCTCACCGAGGACCTCGCCGGCAAGCTGAAGAAGCACGGCGTCGACCTGGACAAGTGGAAGGACGGCGAGTGGAAGAACTGGGACACGAAGACCTGGCTGCGTGAGGCCGAGGACTTCGTCAACCCGGTCATCGACGGGCTCTGGGACCCGGCGCGGATGCAGTCCGCCAAGAGCCCCGACCCCACGATCACCGCGCAGGCCGGAGGCGGCGGCACCGACCCGACGCCCCGCCCCGTCAAGGCGCAGCGCGAGAAGACCCCGTACCACCGCAACGCGGCCCCGGTCGGAAAGATCTTCTTCGACTCGCCGCAGGGCCACATGGTCTGCTCCGGCACCATCGTGAAGGACCCGCGCCGGCCCGGTAGGTCCAACCTGGTGTGGACGGCCGGCCACTGCGTCCACGCGGGCACGAAGGGCGGCTGGTACCGCAACATCACGTTCGTCCCGGCCTTCAACGACCTGGGCAAGTCGCCCGCCGCGCTCAACAACGCGCAGGCGCACGAGATCTACCCGTACGGCCAGTACTGGGCCGACTGGGCCGTGACCTCGGGCGAGTGGATCAAGTCCGGTGGCACCAACCAGGCCTGGCCCTACGACTACGCCGTCCTGCACGTGCAGCCGCAGCGGGGCGGGAAGTCCCTGGAGGAGACCGTCGGCGCCGCGCTGCCGGTCGACTTCTCGGCCCCCGCTCCCGCACGGTCGGGGACGGTCGGCGCCTGGGGATACCCGCAGGCCGCCCCGTACAACGGCGTGATCATGCACAAGTGCCTGGACCGGGCGACGCGCATGACCACGGCGCCCGCCACCCCGGTGATGTACCGGATCGGCTGCACGATGACCGCGGGCTCGTCCGGCGGCGGCTGGTTCCGCGTGCTGCCGAACGGCACGACGGCCCTGGTGTCGAACACCTCGATCGGCCCGGCCGGAAGCAACGGCTGGCTCGCCGGACCGCAGTTGGGCCGGGGGGCCAAGGCCGCCCACGAGATGGTCAGCAAGAAGTACGCCCGCTGA
- a CDS encoding IucA/IucC family protein — MAPGPGATGLATPGPDATTLATGSGATAFVTPGAGATGPGAEGSGFADSTVPRQHIGPYDPRPHRTSAGTAPLSDAHPHPDLHSHTDLHPDRPAGAVAPRRDPAPGPRHPADADPLDHPDPQRAADAAAVENLLRCWVREKNLPAPTSSTLRIPLDASGTALLVPVRYWSSTGWHRFGAPALEGLPATAPTVDAVTVAALLSRETGRPEGTELVGRVADSARRTADFLTERRRSPQPHPDADLFLAAEQSLLLGHPLHPTPKSREGLSDAEARLYSPELQGSFPLHWLAVDASLLASDSGWTEQGRPVSAEQLALGLAEGLALPTGTAPLPVHPWQARELLHRDDIRALVDAGLLHDLGLHGSPWHPTSSVRTVHRPGARAMLKLSLGLRITNSRRENLRKELHRGVEVHRLLRTGLVDEWQSAHPGFDIVRDPAWLAVDTPDGAPVPGLDLMIRHNPFGPGDDAVCIASLTAPRPWPGTSVMRSRLADVIGRLSARTGRPTTAVATEWFLRYLDQVVRPVLWLDGHAGIALEAHQQNTLVLLDPDGWPVGGRYRDNQGYYFRESHRSELEGRLPGIGAESDTFVSDQVTDERFAYYLGINNVLGLIGAFGAQHLADERVLLAAFRSFLTSATGLGSPLPHRLLEAATLRSKANLLTRLHGMDELVGPVDTQSVYVTVTNPLRA, encoded by the coding sequence ATGGCCCCGGGCCCTGGCGCCACGGGCCTCGCCACACCGGGCCCTGACGCCACGACCCTCGCCACGGGCTCTGGCGCCACGGCCTTCGTCACACCGGGCGCTGGCGCCACGGGCCCTGGCGCCGAGGGTTCCGGGTTCGCAGACTCCACGGTCCCGCGCCAGCACATCGGCCCGTACGACCCCCGACCCCACCGCACGTCCGCGGGAACCGCCCCACTGAGCGACGCGCACCCGCACCCGGACCTGCACTCCCACACGGACCTGCACCCGGACCGCCCTGCCGGCGCCGTCGCCCCGCGGCGCGACCCGGCTCCGGGCCCGCGCCACCCGGCCGACGCCGACCCCCTGGACCACCCGGACCCACAGCGCGCCGCCGACGCGGCCGCCGTCGAGAACCTCCTCCGTTGCTGGGTCCGGGAGAAGAACCTGCCGGCCCCCACGTCCTCCACCCTGCGCATCCCTCTCGACGCCAGTGGCACCGCCCTCCTCGTCCCCGTCCGCTACTGGTCGTCCACCGGCTGGCACCGCTTCGGCGCCCCCGCTCTCGAAGGCCTCCCGGCCACGGCCCCCACGGTCGACGCCGTGACCGTGGCCGCCCTGCTCAGCCGGGAGACCGGCCGGCCCGAAGGCACCGAACTCGTCGGCAGGGTCGCCGACTCGGCCCGCCGCACCGCCGACTTCCTCACGGAGCGCCGCCGCTCGCCCCAACCGCACCCGGACGCCGACCTCTTCCTCGCCGCCGAGCAGTCCCTGCTGCTCGGCCACCCCCTCCACCCCACGCCCAAGAGCCGCGAAGGCCTCTCCGACGCCGAGGCCCGGCTCTACTCACCCGAACTCCAGGGCTCGTTCCCCCTCCACTGGCTCGCCGTCGACGCCTCCCTCCTCGCCTCGGACTCCGGCTGGACCGAACAGGGCCGCCCCGTCAGCGCCGAGCAACTCGCCCTCGGCCTCGCCGAAGGGCTCGCGCTCCCCACCGGAACCGCGCCCCTGCCCGTCCACCCCTGGCAGGCCCGAGAGCTGCTGCACCGCGACGACATCCGTGCTCTCGTCGACGCCGGTCTCCTCCACGACCTCGGTCTCCACGGCAGCCCGTGGCACCCCACCTCCTCCGTCCGTACCGTGCACCGCCCCGGCGCGCGGGCCATGCTCAAACTCTCCCTCGGCCTGCGCATCACCAACTCGCGCCGCGAGAACCTCCGCAAGGAGCTCCACCGCGGTGTCGAGGTCCACCGGCTGCTCCGTACCGGCCTCGTCGACGAATGGCAGTCCGCCCACCCCGGCTTCGACATCGTCCGCGACCCCGCGTGGCTCGCCGTCGACACCCCGGACGGCGCCCCCGTCCCGGGCCTCGACCTGATGATCCGCCACAACCCCTTCGGGCCCGGCGACGACGCCGTGTGCATCGCCTCCCTCACCGCCCCCAGGCCCTGGCCGGGGACCAGCGTCATGCGCTCCCGCCTCGCCGACGTCATCGGCCGCCTCTCCGCCCGCACCGGCCGTCCCACCACGGCCGTCGCCACCGAGTGGTTCCTCCGCTACCTCGATCAGGTCGTCCGCCCCGTCCTCTGGCTCGACGGACACGCCGGCATCGCCCTGGAGGCCCACCAGCAGAACACCCTGGTCCTCCTCGACCCCGACGGCTGGCCGGTCGGCGGGCGTTACCGCGACAACCAGGGCTACTACTTCCGCGAGTCCCACCGGAGCGAGCTGGAGGGCCGCCTCCCCGGCATCGGCGCCGAGAGCGACACCTTCGTCTCCGACCAGGTCACCGACGAGCGCTTCGCCTACTACCTCGGCATCAACAACGTCCTCGGCCTGATCGGCGCCTTCGGCGCCCAGCACCTCGCCGACGAGCGTGTCCTGCTCGCCGCCTTCCGCAGCTTCCTCACCTCCGCCACCGGCCTCGGCTCACCCCTGCCGCACCGCCTCCTGGAAGCCGCCACCCTCCGCAGCAAGGCCAACCTCCTTACCCGCCTCCACGGCATGGACGAACTCGTCGGACCCGTCGACACCCAGTCCGTCTATGTCACCGTCACCAACCCCCTCCGCGCCTGA
- a CDS encoding IucA/IucC family protein yields the protein MSPAPHDSAQPTPSSQPAPSASVPAPASRAEPAPAPAPPVDPEPFTSPGLLAPPELNAAAWTRASSRLLAKALAEFAYEEIVEPAPVAAEPDLHTLRLDDGTTLTFRARRGAYGSWYVAADSITHEGRPMTDALDFLVRARSLLRLDGATLGHLIRELSATLAADARLDHTALPAARLADLSYAELEGHQTGHPWLVLNKGRVGFSATDAARWAPEARRATRLPWIAVSNRLAAYRGVSGLGTPDRLYSQELDPEVHAAFRAELTARGHEPDGYLLLPVHPWQWDEILLPLYAPAIAAGTVVPLSTDGDLRLPQQSVRTFLNTSRPDRHTVKLPLSVLNTLVWRGLPTERTLAAPAVTAWVHGLRDADPFLRDECGVILLGEVASVTVEHPLYDRLPEVPYQYKELLGAIWREPLRLPPGERARTLASLLHTDAAGRAFVAELVGRSGLAPAVWLQHLFAALLPALLHFLYRYGTVFSPHGENAIVVYDGEDVPVRLAIKDFVDDVNISAQPLPEHDTLPDDVRAVLLTEEPDFLVQFIHSGLFVGVFRYLAPLCEEQIDVPEEEFWSLVRAEILRHQSRFPELKERFELFDLLTPRIERLCLNRNRLHLDGYRDRPERPHAAVHGTVPNPLA from the coding sequence ATGTCCCCTGCACCCCACGACTCCGCACAGCCCACCCCCTCGTCACAGCCCGCCCCCTCCGCCTCGGTTCCCGCCCCCGCGTCCAGGGCGGAACCGGCTCCGGCTCCCGCACCTCCGGTGGACCCCGAGCCGTTCACGTCCCCTGGACTGCTCGCGCCCCCCGAGCTGAACGCCGCCGCCTGGACCAGGGCCTCCTCCCGGCTCCTCGCCAAGGCCCTCGCCGAGTTCGCCTACGAGGAGATCGTCGAACCCGCCCCGGTGGCGGCCGAACCGGACCTCCACACCCTGCGGCTCGACGACGGCACCACCCTCACCTTCCGGGCCCGTCGTGGCGCCTACGGCAGCTGGTACGTCGCCGCCGACTCGATCACCCACGAGGGCCGGCCCATGACCGACGCCCTCGACTTCCTCGTCCGGGCCCGCAGCCTCCTCCGGCTCGACGGCGCCACTCTCGGGCACCTCATCCGCGAGCTCTCCGCCACCCTCGCCGCCGACGCCCGCCTCGACCACACCGCCCTCCCGGCCGCCCGGCTCGCCGACCTCTCCTACGCCGAGCTCGAAGGGCATCAGACCGGCCACCCCTGGCTCGTCCTCAACAAGGGCCGCGTCGGCTTCTCCGCCACCGACGCCGCCCGCTGGGCACCCGAGGCCCGGCGGGCCACCCGGCTGCCGTGGATCGCCGTCAGCAACCGCCTCGCCGCCTACCGGGGCGTGTCGGGCCTCGGCACCCCCGACCGTCTCTACTCCCAGGAGCTCGACCCCGAGGTCCACGCCGCGTTCCGCGCCGAACTGACCGCCCGCGGCCACGAACCCGACGGCTATCTGCTGCTGCCCGTCCACCCCTGGCAGTGGGACGAGATCCTGCTCCCCCTCTACGCCCCGGCCATCGCCGCCGGGACCGTCGTCCCGCTCTCCACGGACGGCGACCTCAGGCTGCCGCAGCAGTCGGTCCGTACCTTCCTCAACACCAGCCGCCCCGACCGGCACACCGTCAAACTTCCGCTGTCCGTGCTCAACACCCTCGTCTGGCGCGGCCTGCCCACCGAGCGCACCCTCGCCGCCCCCGCCGTCACGGCCTGGGTCCACGGCCTCCGCGACGCCGACCCGTTCCTGCGGGACGAGTGCGGAGTGATCCTCCTCGGCGAGGTCGCCTCCGTCACGGTCGAGCACCCCCTCTACGACCGGCTGCCCGAAGTCCCGTACCAGTACAAGGAACTCCTCGGCGCGATCTGGCGCGAACCGCTGCGGCTGCCCCCGGGCGAACGGGCCCGCACCCTCGCCTCCCTGCTCCACACGGACGCCGCCGGGCGAGCCTTCGTCGCCGAACTCGTCGGCCGCTCGGGACTCGCTCCGGCCGTCTGGCTCCAGCACCTCTTCGCGGCGCTGCTGCCCGCGCTGCTGCACTTCCTTTACCGCTACGGCACCGTCTTCTCCCCGCACGGCGAGAACGCCATCGTCGTCTACGACGGAGAGGACGTCCCCGTCCGCCTGGCGATCAAGGACTTCGTCGACGACGTGAACATCAGCGCCCAGCCGCTCCCCGAGCACGACACCCTGCCGGACGACGTGCGCGCCGTCCTCCTGACCGAGGAGCCCGACTTCCTCGTCCAGTTCATCCATTCGGGGCTCTTCGTCGGTGTCTTCCGCTATCTGGCGCCGCTCTGCGAGGAGCAAATCGACGTTCCGGAGGAGGAATTCTGGTCCCTCGTCCGTGCCGAGATCCTGCGGCACCAATCGCGTTTCCCCGAGCTGAAGGAACGGTTCGAGCTCTTCGACCTCCTCACCCCCCGGATCGAACGGCTCTGTCTCAACCGCAACCGTCTGCACCTGGACGGCTACCGGGACCGCCCCGAGCGGCCCCACGCCGCCGTCCACGGGACCGTCCCCAACCCGCTCGCGTGA
- a CDS encoding diaminobutyrate--2-oxoglutarate transaminase family protein: MAVTESAPAVPPAARTQTRTPDGPDAGPPDEAGAGTHTPTARDGYEGILRRQSLRESAARTYARSLPIVPVRARGLTIEGADGRRYLDCLSGAGTLALGHNHPVVLEAVKKVLDSGAPLHVLDLATPVKDAFTSELFATLPGELADNARIQFCGPAGTDAVEAALKLVRTATGRSGLLAFTGAYHGMTSGALDASGGATDVRVTRLPYPHSYRCPYGVGGARGAELAARWTENLLDDPKSGVTTPSGMILEAVQGEGGVIPAPDDWMRRMRRITADRSIPLVVDEVQTGVGRTGAFWAVEHSGVVPDVMVLSKAIGGSLPLAVIVYRSELDAWEPGAHAGTFRGNQLAMAAGTATLAYVRENGLAERAGILGARILARLRDLATDHPCVGDVRGRGLMIGVELVDPDAAGPDDPVPPAAPALALAVQQECLARGLIVELGGRHSAVVRLLPPLTLTDEQATAVLDRFADALAAAERAHTPQLPAARRSTAPRTAPGPSH, encoded by the coding sequence GTGGCCGTGACCGAATCAGCTCCGGCCGTCCCACCGGCCGCGCGGACGCAGACCCGGACACCCGACGGGCCCGACGCCGGACCGCCCGACGAGGCCGGCGCAGGCACGCACACACCGACGGCCCGGGACGGGTACGAAGGCATCCTGCGCCGACAGTCCCTGCGGGAGTCCGCCGCCCGCACCTACGCCCGTTCCCTGCCCATCGTCCCCGTACGGGCGCGAGGGCTGACCATCGAGGGCGCCGACGGCCGCCGCTACCTGGACTGCCTGTCGGGCGCCGGGACGCTCGCCCTCGGCCACAACCACCCCGTGGTCCTGGAAGCCGTCAAGAAGGTCCTCGACTCCGGGGCCCCGCTCCACGTCCTCGACCTGGCCACCCCCGTCAAGGACGCCTTCACCTCGGAGCTCTTCGCGACCCTCCCGGGCGAGCTCGCCGACAACGCCCGCATCCAGTTCTGCGGACCCGCCGGAACGGACGCCGTGGAGGCGGCCCTCAAACTGGTCCGCACCGCCACCGGCCGCAGCGGACTCCTCGCCTTCACCGGCGCCTACCACGGCATGACGTCCGGCGCCCTCGACGCCTCGGGCGGAGCGACCGACGTCCGCGTCACCCGGCTGCCGTACCCGCACTCGTACCGCTGCCCCTACGGGGTCGGCGGCGCCCGCGGCGCCGAGCTCGCCGCCCGCTGGACCGAGAACCTTCTCGACGACCCCAAGAGCGGCGTGACCACCCCCTCCGGAATGATCCTCGAAGCCGTCCAGGGCGAGGGCGGCGTCATCCCCGCGCCCGACGACTGGATGCGCCGGATGCGCCGCATCACCGCCGACCGTTCCATCCCGCTCGTCGTCGACGAGGTCCAGACCGGCGTCGGCCGCACCGGCGCCTTCTGGGCCGTCGAGCACAGCGGCGTCGTGCCCGACGTGATGGTCCTCTCCAAGGCCATCGGCGGCTCACTTCCCCTCGCCGTCATCGTCTACCGGTCCGAGCTCGACGCCTGGGAACCCGGCGCCCACGCGGGCACCTTCCGCGGCAACCAGCTCGCCATGGCCGCCGGTACGGCCACCCTCGCCTACGTCCGCGAGAACGGACTCGCCGAGCGGGCCGGCATCCTCGGCGCCCGCATCCTCGCCCGACTCCGGGACCTCGCCACCGACCACCCCTGCGTCGGCGACGTCCGCGGCCGGGGCCTCATGATCGGCGTCGAACTCGTCGACCCCGACGCGGCGGGACCGGACGACCCCGTACCGCCCGCCGCCCCCGCGCTGGCCCTCGCCGTCCAGCAGGAGTGCCTCGCCCGCGGACTCATCGTCGAACTCGGCGGCCGGCACTCCGCCGTGGTCCGGCTCCTGCCCCCGCTCACCCTCACCGACGAGCAGGCCACCGCCGTCCTGGACCGCTTCGCCGACGCCCTCGCCGCGGCCGAACGGGCCCACACCCCCCAGCTGCCCGCCGCCCGCAGGTCCACGGCCCCCCGGACCGCCCCCGGGCCGTCCCACTGA
- a CDS encoding trypsin-like serine peptidase: MRSIRPLLTAASAVAALTLTVTACGPSEENAGDKPSAPATAQNPADKIKIPEDLKDRLKEHGIDVDKWRNGDWKNWDRDKWLREAKDFVNPIIEDLWDPDRMRDAERPDKPVEEEDISGDEGVTDPTPVPVRARPVAAKYHGNAAESGKVFFDGPEGSMVCSATVVQDPAHPGKSNMVWTAGHCVHKGKAGGWYRNIAFVPSYNDAALSTADLEKATREQIAPYGVWWADWVKTSDQWIAQGASTGGAGAPYDFAVIKVTPEKGGTSKSLEETVGSALPVDFNAPAVPKIAAMKATGYPAAPPFDGQRMFQCEDKPGRLSLKAEQPTMYRIGCSMTGGSSGGGWVAKGGDGKPALVSNTSIGPSTAGWLAGPRFGPEAKAMFDEVSKKYAGQ; encoded by the coding sequence ATGCGATCGATTCGTCCGCTGCTGACGGCGGCTTCCGCCGTCGCGGCGCTGACGCTCACCGTTACGGCCTGCGGACCGAGCGAGGAGAACGCGGGGGACAAGCCCAGCGCGCCCGCGACCGCCCAGAACCCGGCCGACAAGATCAAGATTCCGGAGGACCTGAAGGATCGCCTGAAGGAGCACGGGATCGACGTCGACAAGTGGCGCAACGGCGACTGGAAGAACTGGGACCGCGACAAGTGGCTGCGTGAGGCCAAGGACTTCGTCAACCCGATCATCGAGGACCTCTGGGACCCGGACCGGATGCGGGACGCCGAGCGTCCCGACAAGCCGGTCGAGGAGGAGGACATCTCGGGCGACGAGGGCGTGACCGACCCGACGCCGGTGCCGGTGCGGGCCAGGCCGGTGGCGGCGAAGTACCACGGCAACGCCGCTGAGTCCGGGAAGGTCTTCTTCGACGGTCCCGAGGGCTCGATGGTCTGCTCGGCCACGGTCGTGCAGGACCCGGCGCACCCCGGCAAGTCCAACATGGTGTGGACGGCCGGCCACTGCGTCCACAAGGGCAAGGCGGGCGGCTGGTACCGCAACATCGCCTTCGTGCCCTCGTACAACGACGCCGCCCTGTCGACCGCAGACCTCGAGAAGGCGACGCGGGAGCAGATCGCGCCGTACGGCGTGTGGTGGGCGGACTGGGTCAAGACCTCCGACCAGTGGATCGCCCAGGGCGCGTCCACGGGCGGCGCGGGCGCTCCGTACGACTTCGCGGTCATCAAGGTGACCCCGGAGAAGGGCGGCACGTCCAAGTCTCTTGAGGAGACGGTCGGTTCAGCGCTTCCCGTGGACTTCAACGCGCCGGCGGTGCCGAAGATCGCGGCCATGAAGGCGACTGGGTACCCGGCGGCGCCGCCGTTCGACGGCCAGCGGATGTTCCAGTGCGAGGACAAGCCGGGCCGGCTGTCCCTGAAGGCGGAGCAGCCGACGATGTACCGCATCGGCTGCTCGATGACCGGTGGTTCGTCCGGTGGCGGCTGGGTCGCCAAGGGCGGTGACGGCAAGCCGGCGCTGGTGTCGAACACCTCGATCGGCCCGTCGACAGCCGGTTGGCTCGCGGGTCCGCGCTTCGGTCCCGAGGCCAAGGCCATGTTCGACGAGGTCAGCAAGAAGTACGCCGGGCAGTAG
- a CDS encoding GNAT family N-acetyltransferase: protein MSPSPTPSAPDPAPGEPTPRPHRREESDTVSPTRPPADPPGDDTLDLRLDELVTLLEGGHVDADPLDGDLLDSVASWKPAQTSAGLFQLVPVRLERDLRLVARWMNDPAVAAFWELAGPETVTAEHLRTQLEGDGRSVPCLGVLDATPMSYFEIYRADLDPLARHYPARPHDTGIHLLIGGVTDRGRGVGSTLLRAVADLVLDHRPRCTRVVAEPDIRNIPSVSAFLSGGFRYAAEVDLPDKRAALMIRDRALRHAL from the coding sequence ATGTCACCGTCACCAACCCCCTCCGCGCCTGATCCCGCCCCTGGAGAACCCACGCCCCGACCGCACCGCCGAGAGGAGAGCGACACCGTGTCACCCACCCGCCCACCGGCCGACCCGCCCGGTGACGACACCCTCGACCTGAGGCTCGACGAACTCGTCACCCTCCTCGAAGGCGGTCACGTCGACGCCGACCCTCTCGACGGCGACCTGCTGGACTCCGTCGCCTCCTGGAAGCCGGCCCAGACCTCCGCCGGGCTCTTCCAGCTCGTCCCCGTGCGGCTCGAACGAGACCTGCGGCTCGTCGCCCGATGGATGAACGACCCGGCCGTCGCCGCCTTCTGGGAACTGGCCGGACCCGAGACCGTGACCGCCGAGCACCTCCGTACCCAACTGGAGGGCGACGGCCGCAGCGTCCCCTGCCTCGGAGTGCTCGACGCCACGCCCATGAGCTACTTCGAGATCTACCGCGCCGACCTCGACCCGCTCGCCCGGCACTACCCGGCGCGCCCCCACGACACCGGTATCCATCTGCTGATCGGAGGCGTCACCGACCGGGGCCGCGGCGTCGGCAGCACCCTGCTGCGCGCCGTCGCCGATCTCGTCCTCGACCACCGTCCCCGCTGCACCCGCGTCGTCGCCGAACCCGACATCCGTAACATCCCCTCCGTCTCTGCCTTCCTCAGCGGCGGCTTCCGCTACGCGGCGGAAGTCGACCTCCCTGACAAGCGAGCGGCCCTCATGATCCGTGACCGCGCCCTCCGTCACGCTCTGTGA
- a CDS encoding ATP-dependent DNA helicase, which yields MTKPSLPDLLHAAVTAVGGTERPGQVTMAEAVAEAIDDNSHLLVQAGTGTGKSLGYLVPALAQGERVVVATATLALQRQLVERDLPRTVDALHPQLRRRPQFAMLKGRSNYLCLHRLHEGVPQDEEDGLFDPFEAAAPTSKLGQDLMRLRDWSDETETGDRDDLTPGVSDKAWAQVSVSSRECLGASKCAYGPECFAESARERAKLADVVVTNHALLAIDAIEGAPVLPQHEVLIVDEAHELVSRVTGVATGELTPGQVNRAVRRSAKLVDEKVADQLQTAAEGFERVMELALPGRLEEIPEDLAYALMALRDAARAVITSLGSTRDRSVQDEDAVRKQAMASVESVHGVAERITQGSEYDVVWYERHDRFGASVRVAPLTVSGLLREKLFTERSVVLASATLKLGGDFNGVGASLGLAPEGTTGDDLPVWKGIDVGSPFDYPRQGILYVAKHLSRPARDGDRGDMLDELTELMQAAGGRTLGLFSSMRAAQQAAEELRVRVPELPILLQGEDTLGELIKNFAADPKTCLFGTLSLWQGVDVPGASCQLVVMDKIPFPRPDDPLMSARQKAVEEAGGNGFMAVAATHAALLMAQGAGRLVRATGDRGVVAVLDPRLATARYGSYLKASLPDFWYTTDRNQVRKSLAAIDAASRAAQV from the coding sequence ATGACGAAGCCATCCCTCCCCGACCTCCTCCACGCCGCCGTCACCGCCGTCGGCGGCACGGAGCGGCCCGGCCAGGTCACCATGGCCGAGGCCGTGGCCGAGGCCATCGACGACAATTCCCACCTCCTCGTCCAGGCCGGCACCGGCACGGGCAAGTCGCTCGGCTACCTGGTGCCGGCCCTGGCCCAGGGCGAGCGGGTGGTGGTGGCCACGGCCACCCTGGCGCTCCAGCGTCAGCTCGTCGAGCGTGACCTCCCGCGCACGGTCGACGCGCTGCATCCGCAGCTGCGCCGCCGCCCCCAGTTCGCCATGCTCAAGGGCCGGTCGAACTACCTCTGTCTGCACCGGCTCCATGAAGGAGTCCCGCAGGACGAGGAGGACGGCCTCTTCGACCCCTTCGAGGCGGCCGCCCCCACCAGCAAGCTGGGCCAGGACCTGATGCGGCTCCGGGACTGGTCGGACGAGACCGAGACCGGCGACCGCGACGACCTGACCCCGGGCGTGTCCGACAAGGCCTGGGCCCAGGTGTCGGTCTCCTCCCGGGAGTGTCTGGGCGCGAGCAAGTGCGCGTACGGGCCGGAGTGCTTCGCCGAGTCGGCCCGCGAGCGGGCCAAGCTCGCCGACGTCGTCGTCACCAACCACGCCCTCCTGGCGATCGACGCGATCGAGGGTGCCCCGGTGCTCCCGCAGCACGAGGTGCTGATCGTCGACGAGGCCCACGAGCTGGTCTCCCGGGTCACGGGTGTCGCCACCGGCGAGCTCACCCCCGGCCAGGTGAACCGGGCCGTGCGCCGGTCCGCGAAGCTGGTCGACGAGAAGGTCGCCGACCAGCTGCAGACCGCCGCGGAGGGCTTCGAGCGGGTCATGGAGCTGGCTCTGCCGGGTCGCCTGGAGGAGATCCCGGAGGACCTCGCGTACGCCCTGATGGCGCTGCGCGACGCGGCCCGCGCGGTGATCACGTCCCTGGGTTCCACCCGGGACCGGTCCGTGCAGGACGAGGACGCGGTGCGCAAGCAGGCCATGGCCTCGGTGGAGAGCGTCCACGGTGTGGCGGAGCGGATCACCCAGGGCTCGGAGTACGACGTCGTCTGGTACGAGCGGCATGACCGGTTCGGAGCCTCGGTGCGGGTCGCGCCGCTCACGGTCTCGGGCCTGCTCCGCGAGAAGCTCTTCACGGAGCGGTCCGTGGTCCTGGCCTCGGCGACGCTCAAGCTGGGCGGCGACTTCAACGGCGTGGGGGCCTCGCTGGGTCTGGCCCCGGAGGGCACCACGGGTGACGACCTGCCGGTCTGGAAGGGGATCGACGTCGGCTCCCCGTTCGACTACCCCAGGCAGGGCATCCTCTACGTCGCCAAGCACCTCTCCCGTCCCGCGCGGGACGGAGACCGCGGCGACATGCTCGATGAGCTGACCGAGCTGATGCAGGCGGCCGGCGGGCGGACCCTCGGCCTGTTCTCCTCGATGCGCGCGGCGCAGCAGGCGGCGGAGGAGCTGCGGGTCCGGGTCCCGGAGCTGCCGATCCTGCTCCAGGGCGAGGACACGCTGGGCGAGCTGATCAAGAACTTCGCTGCGGACCCGAAGACCTGCCTCTTCGGCACGCTGTCGCTGTGGCAGGGCGTGGACGTCCCCGGGGCCAGCTGTCAGCTGGTGGTGATGGACAAGATCCCGTTCCCGCGTCCGGACGACCCACTGATGAGCGCCCGGCAGAAGGCCGTAGAGGAGGCCGGGGGCAATGGCTTCATGGCGGTCGCGGCGACCCACGCGGCCCTGTTGATGGCACAGGGCGCCGGTCGGCTCGTACGGGCCACGGGCGACCGCGGCGTCGTGGCGGTTCTCGATCCCCGGCTGGCGACGGCCCGGTACGGCAGCTATCTGAAGGCCTCGCTGCCCGACTTCTGGTACACGACCGACCGCAACCAGGTACGGAAGTCGCTCGCGGCCATCGATGCCGCTTCGAGGGCGGCGCAGGTCTGA